From Hippoglossus stenolepis isolate QCI-W04-F060 chromosome 6, HSTE1.2, whole genome shotgun sequence, a single genomic window includes:
- the her12 gene encoding LOW QUALITY PROTEIN: hairy-related 12 (The sequence of the model RefSeq protein was modified relative to this genomic sequence to represent the inferred CDS: inserted 1 base in 1 codon), with protein sequence MLMGQYKMRSSSSRHIRAHXCRPEGEEAAQLTCTDMAPCSSNYSSVHHIAISVKDNIKMRKPVVEKMRRDRINTCIEQLKAILEKEFHKQEPNSKLEKADILEMTVSFLRQQLQPGLCHSDYNQGYSHCWRDSLHFLSAGSNTEACVSPLRGLQQQQEQLRQVQRTSSSSPVCSPIRPTMLQDSSSSSSSSSSRGPMWRPW encoded by the exons ATGCTAATGGGCCAGTATAAAATGaggagcagctcctccagacacATCAGAGCTC TCTGCCGcccagaaggagaagaagctgcCCAGCTCACCTGCACAGACATGGCTCCCTGCTCCAGTAACTACTCCTCAGTGCACCATATCGCGATCTCAGTCAAAGATAACATTAAG ATGAGAAAACCTGTTGTGGAGAAAATGCGCAGAGATCGCATCAACACCTGCATCGAGCAGCTCAAGGCGATCCTGGAGAAAGAGTTTCACAAGCAGGAGCCCAACTCCAAGCTGGAGAAAGCCGACATCCTGGAGATGACCGTGAGCTTcctgaggcagcagctgcagccgggCCTCTGTCACAGCGACTACAACCAGGGCTACTCTCACTGCTGGAGGGACTCGCTGCACTTCCTCTCTGCTGGCTCCAACACAGAGgcctgtgtgtctcctctgcggggcctccagcagcagcaggagcagctccgTCAGGTCCAGagaaccagcagctcctccccAGTCTGCTCCCCCATCAGGCCCACCATGCTgcaggacagcagcagcagcagcagcagcagcagcagcagaggccccATGTGGAGGCCCTGGTAG